The DNA sequence tgaaagtgttctttccttgttcagctaaaatctgttttatttataagtGGCAATGTACAATTATTTGTTATGTCAAATATCCTGccacaatttataaaaaaagaatcgttatttttgaattgcagtcacctgtttgttttttgtgtagaATTCTGTTCTTTTTTACACCTCAAAAACCTATCTCATATTCAAAGCTATCTAAGATATCAATAAGCTAATGTTGCAGCTGAaatgttctccacatcacaagACATGATACCATCTTTTAAGCACAGTAATTGTTTGTTGTCCCAACATGTCATTAGAACTACGCAGAAGTGCTTGTCTATGGTAGGAAAAGCCTGTGTGTAAAAAAGCGAAGTCTGAACTGAAGCTGGGTAGCTGGTTTTAGTATAGGCTAGTAGCCTACTGGTGCACCCCCTGTAATCTCAGATGCACCCCAAGGCATTCTGTTCTGGAACCGGGCctgcgtctttgtctgtgggagtcgttggtttgtttatgtgccagatcgtgttctccccatacacagtgaatgatggcaacagacagaggaacaggggtgatgaagttgttgatcattggggttgtataaatgtgcatatctctctacattttaaaacgacataatgtgttggcagcaaagttaacttcacttcaggttaatgcttttgtatatgagcctgccgggtgatactccagacaggaagtagtaaccagaccagcaaaccaatcacagccttgcaggctgggcggctcgcgtaaaagcttacgtaaaaaatgacgcaagtctagaaaaatcgcccgacgcacgcaagacgtgagaagtcgcgcaaggggggcgcaagggcctcttgcgcttgcgcttacgcttacgcttacgcttacgtaaccgagcataaaccagccttaacgcccccaacgcaacccttcaacgcgtgtaccgcgcctagaccaatggttccctatgcaaaaatgccaattttcaacgcccctaacgcgagcaacgcggttggtgtggccgtaccttaacgcgtccggtggaatccccgggtaagaaagaaagaaagaaagaaagaaagaaagaaaggaatagTAATAGTGATCAATCAATAATCCATCACTTCATAGACCCTTTCCACAGCGCTGCCAACATAGGACACTCACTCATAACCCTGGTAATGGGTCTGCTCTGGTTTGGAGCCTCCACTGAAACACCAATATGAAGGGAGACCAGAGGACGGTCTTCTATGAGACCCCCCTGCTGAGCTCACCTGCACGGTCAAAGGTCTTGTCACATTTGGGGCACTTGAGGATCTTCTTGTTGGCCTGGTGGATGAGGATGGGGGCCAGACCCTCAGGGTACACCGGAGCCTGGGGGACATTCTTCACGGtcggggcccctgggggcccggaGAGGCCCAGCTTAGCGTCAGCTTCTGAAGAACTCTGCTGCCATTTTGCACGCTTCAGCGAGCCTTCACCTCCGACCACTGCCTCGCTCCCCTCCCTCatcctcactccctcctcctcattgtCCGTCTGAAACTGCGACGTCTCGCTCAAGTCCAATTTAGGGTTAGGCTTTTTCATGAGTGTGTCTCCttcccttttttcttcttcctcctcctcctcctcctcctcgtcttcctcatcctcgtcctcctcctcttttgcTGACGAGGTGGTGGGCTTCTCTTTGGGCTTAGCCAGGGGGTACACCGTGAGCAAATCCCTCTTGTACTTGGCGGGGGTCTTCCGGCTGCGAGCTGACCTCCGGGCCCCGGTAGCCGTCTCAGCCGGCCCTGCGATGGGCCCAGGCCGCTCCTGGGCCGGCTCCCCGCGGCGTTGGAGCCCGTGACTCCGGACCATGTGGTTCTGCAGGGACTTCATGCTGCACAGCCTGCGGCCACACATGGAGCATGCAGTGCTGGTTGGTGGATCCTCACGGACCATCCCCTCTGGACGCCCGGTGGTCCCAGTAGTCCCCACCTCCTTGTCCCTCTCCGTCTGGGACCGGCAAACGTCCCCTACCTCCACACACAGCAGCTTTAGCACCTCCATCATGTCCAGGAAGCGAGCCGCCTCCATGAGAGCTGGGACCTCCGCCTCGGCCACCACGCACTCAGAGGTGTAGAGGAAGCCCAGGAGGTGTCTGAACACAGACTCGTCCACGTGGTCCAGGGTGACCCGCCCCGTGGAGGGGTTCTTGGACAGCTCTGCGTGGAAGTAGCTGCTGCCCTGGGCCAGCACCACTTTGTGGGCTTTATAGATGTTACCGCCCACAGCCACAGACACGTCACAGAACCGCTCCCTGTTCCGGTCTTCGTTCAGGAACCTGAGGAGGCTGAGGCTGTGATGGGACATAGACAGGTGTCTTGGTTTTGCCACAGCTGGTTCTGAGACTCTGTGTGGTTCTGTAGCAGCCACAGAGACCGCCTCGGTGGTCTTTGGGCGGTCTGTGATGGTGCCGGCACATTTTGACTGCTGGGGTTGGTTGGACTTCCTCTTCATTTCGTTGTCTGACAATAAACTATCACGGAAAAAGACCCCTATCGACCACCTTAATGACCTTAAGGACCCCTATCCGGCAACTTCAGGACCCCTATCCACCACCTTAAGGACCTTAAGGGGCCCTATCCACCTTAAGTACCACTATCCACCACCTTAAAGACCCCTAATCACCTTAAGGACCCCTAACCACCACCTTAAAGACCCCTAATCACCTTAAGGACCCcgatcctatcctatcctaggCTGTTTTaccgtcgtccccccccccccccccccaccccaccccctttaAAGGCGAATGCTGACAAACGACAGATGCGCCCCTTTGTAAAATACCAGACACGTTATTCACTGTTTACCGTGCGGATCCGTGACGCGTCCTCAAGGTTTAGGGTGGTGATAAAGTTTGCATATAGATAGTATTTCCTGGGTGGTTGTTGTTCCTATTCTTCAAGTGCAAGAGAAATGTCGGACGAGCAGCGCTTCATCTGCCGTTCTCCTTGTTGGCTGTTTCTGCTGTTTTAAGCGTCGACTCGTTTCAAACAATACAATCTAGGAATACTATATTTAATGTAACTGTGGAGTCACTTATTTACTTGAGTATAGATGTGGTCAGAGAAATGCAAATCCGTAAATAGCAGAATGGTGATTAAGAAGAGCCAGACGAATGTGCTACCTCCAATATTCAAATCGCTATGGTGGCTGCTGGGTACAATGGAATGTAGTCCTGATGGCCTGGGTAATGTAGTCCCAATGGTTAATGTAGTCTTCATGGGTAATGTAGTCCCAAACAATAAATAACTCTAATGAAAGATAAGAAAACTGTAAAGGAAACAGTGACAAATCAAAAAGGGACGttcatttagatttagatattAAATATGGATTTAGATTAAGGATCTAGATTTAGATTAAggattaatatttatatatagcgATTTCGATTCATACGATTTAGCTACAAATTAAgcattcaattacattttagatTTAGATATAAGATTTCGATTTCGATTTAAGGAACAAGTGAAGCaaatttttctttctttctttctttctttctttcttattctctacaaactttgggtcctatctccttcctcaaattTTCACCTGGGGACTACTGAATATCCAACagcttggaatcgcgcgcttcttttcagattttttaaatattttatgctttttaagatattctactatTAAAactaatatcatttttttcacATAGGAGTCAATAGCTGTGtttgaaatcgttccctatcatggatgtagtgcactaaatagggtgcacgccattttgtagggtgttcgaattctcagtggtccactatatagtggacttaaaatagggtacatacgatgttccctacatgttactcccgtataccacaatgcaatgcggtcgtgtttttccggaggagaaaaagaagctgaataaccgcgaaaactaatacatttaatgatggagtctccggctttcgtttagaaatgtcaacaatttatttgggatttaacatagaatatttaacattcaaaattaataaaaaaaatacttgaacaaggaaatgtaacattcaacatcaatacaacctccagctttcctcgtgagtgcctggtatgtttacatgatgtgggcgcatctgtctgcgtcacacaaatacccggcgcatttactgacgcaaatgacgtttagatatgttcagcgtagtgtccgaattctcgttccctattccctatatagtgcactaaatCATGTACactagggaatagggaacgagtgtatagggaacgatttcgaacacagctattgaCTCCCTAGTCCCTACCAtctaacaaatctacacacatttaacaaatctacacacttgtatcttcaataatatctaaacggaatttcgatttatttaaaatttcttcagaatcacagttttcgttttcagttggtctcactgatttacgttgacgctggagcgtgaggacgttcagtATTGTTGCCAGATTGAGCAGGTTTGCCCGCCAGATTGGgctgtttttcccgctctattgggctacttttaatcacgcaccggctcgctattctctctagcacacgcacacgcgcgaacacagacacacacacacgcacacacacacgcacgcacgcacgcacgcacgcacacacacacacacacacacacacacacacacacacacacacacacacacacacacacacacacacacacacacacacacacacacacacacacacacacacacacacacacacacaccagcagtgcagggcaatacatttcaCCTTTCAGATTATTCAGTTcaattaattttacatttctgcatttttttaGCAACGCTTTGCATTTTTCAATCatctgtcactttatttgtttatttgttcaaccattaacattttcttaaatggtgtgcatgtttacattggtTACTCCATTACGTAAGACTTTTGaattttgttcaaatcccttcacttgatttaagccatttaacgtttcgtTATGTCTTAATCtttgtggctttattaaaaaaaatattttcaacctcacttttgcactacagcactgaCCGCATTTTCTTCAGGAAATGCAATTTCTAGTTTTATTTTGTCCTTGTCACGTCAGACTGTGGCATGTAGATAAATGTAACTTCGCTCTTCTTTAAGGCTTTAATCATAGCGTTGTATTTTCTCATGTCGAAAATTGATGTTACGTAAGACAACGTGGGAAAAGTTTCTCGAATAAGCCTCGGGAAGACCTCCTTTGCTAAGTGTCTTAGCATAATCCGAGGCATCAGTCCGGTGAAGTCCGAGCAGCAGTCACCACCTGCAGCCCGGTCCCGGGTTAGAGATGGAGCGTAGCTGAACAGATCCAGTCATGACCACCACGATGAGATACAGTGCGGGTGTCGGCGTGTTTTGGTTGATTTACGCTGGTAGGCCTTTTACCTTGAACAaatccaaaaatatatattagctaattggttattttttatgttttttttctaacgTGTCTTACAATTGAGCCCAATCGTTATTTATAGTCGATTGAGTCTCATAATTTTCTGGTGTGTTGTAGGCTATGAATACAATTTTACTAGGTAACATGTTACAAGGTCGCTAtttcaaaaagtatttgaattaATCCACAACATTGCAATTGGTAAATATCTCAAAAAAATATTATGAACTAATGCAAGCAAATCAGTCTGACGTTTCTTTTCAGATTATACAATTCCCCCTATTGCATAACTACTGTTTAATTTGGAGATAACATAGTTATCAATCTTACAATTCATAAATATTTTTGTGTAATTATCTACAGACATTCTCCTCACAATGATTTCAAGGGTTGAATAAATATATTTCATTTCAAGAAAAAGTATAAAGAAAGCTGGTTGCACGCTAGACGTTTAACCAAATTAAAACCGTGCTTATAATCCTGTAGTTGTATTAGTTTATGGTAAGTTATTGTGTATGGCTCTTGATTCTTATTTTCTCATGTTACACTAAACATTGGTTGAGTATCTGTAATTTATAGCCcacatatttatattgtttatttatgttttgagTTAGGGGCAGGCAAAGTAAGAATCAatatcttcctcctcttctttgatTATTTAATTGGTTGTGTTTAGATGTTGAATAACTTTTTCTTCGAAAAAATATTTGAGTTGCACATTACCATGAGCATAACAaatgaaaataatgaaatgtTTGCAACTCGTAATGAATGTATTTCTGAATGTTTCTTTAATAACTAATTTTCTTTAAACCCTTGTGCTCCCCTCGTAAGGCCTTCTCTGTGAGGaggatgttggtgtgtgtgagcagcagcCATGCCAAAATGGTGGCGTCTGCCAGCGACAAAGCAGTGGCTTCAGATGCCTTTGCTCCCAGAGCAGCCAAAACGGCCGGCTGTACGGCGGCGAGACCTGCGCAGACGCGCTCTCCGGCTGCGACGACCACCGCTGCGAGAATGGAGGAATATGCTGGCCCCTGCTGGTCCAGGACCAGCACACATACTGGTGTGGCTGCCTGGCGGGCTTCTCCGGGACCCGCTGCCAGACCCCTACCGCCTTCTCCTTCCAGGGGAGTGGAGGCTTCCTGCGAGTAGAGACCCCGGTCCGAGGGGCCCCACTGCGGCTGGCCTTCAGCTTCAGGACACGGGGGCTCGCCGGCACCCTCCTGCAGCGCAGAGTGGACCACCTGCTGCTCACAGTGGAGCTGCTCAGTGGCCAGCTGCGCATCAGCGGCCGCAGAGGTCAAGGGTTAAACACCAcgctggtccaggagctccaggGGAACGTTTCAGATGGCGAGTGGCACGCGGTGGAGGCCTCTCTGAGCGCAGGGGGCAGCTGGATCCGACTGCTCTGTGCAGGGGGTTGTTGTGATGGTGAGGGTGGTTTTGAtgagagtggtggtggtggaggtgctggtggtggtggagatggtggtgctggtggtgttggtggtggtggtggtggtgaggatggtggtggtggtgctggtggtggtggaggtggtggtggtggtggtggtggaggtggtggtggtggtggtggtggtggtgaggatggTGATGCTGTAGGTGGTGGTGTCGTTGGaggttgtgatggtggtggtggtggtggtgatattaTAAGTGGTGATTGTGGGGACGtagttggaggtggtggtgatggaggtggtttGGATGGgggtgggagtggtggtgggggagctgCAGACCACCGGCTGCGGGGGCAAGGCCCTGGTTTGCCTGGTGGTCTTGGCCCAGCGTGCCAGATCCTCTTCCTGGGGGCCCCGGGTCTGACCCCGGGCGTTGGGGAGGAGGCCCCGGCAGCGTTCCGGGGCTGCTTCCGGGACGTGGTGGTGGACTCAGAGCTGGTGCTGCCCAGGGGTCCGGGGCCGGAGGCTGAAGTGACCCAGGTGAACGTCACCATGGGATGCACTGATGAGGACCTGTGTGGGGGGGCCCCATGCGGGGGCCGGGGCCGCTGTGTGGCCGAGGGGTGGAGGgactacaggtgtgtgtgccacagaCCCTACCAGGGGGCGGACTGCCAAAGGGGTGAGTACGAGGCCATGGTAGACATATTTGTAAGgcgtaaataaatacattaagtTGATGCTTTTTATTTGGTTGACTGTGAAATATGAAGCATGGGGCCTTAATCACCATGGACCATCTTTGTTCAAGCTAACGCTAGCTGGGTGGGGAAATGCAGAAGATGGACACTAGGTGAGGAAGGTCAATGGCTCTGATCCTGTCCAGCTCGGTACAGCAGTATAACACTGCCAGAaagggggttcgattcccaataGGGGCCACTCATGCTGAAAAAGTATTGCTTGTCCGATGTGTAAAAGTATCCATCAGACGTCAGATATACCGTAGTCATCGTTTTAATGACATGTTtaatcctagctatctttggaGGTTGGACTCAGTATAATGATCTCCTTGGCCACTCTGAGGTCCACAGTCAGACACGTCAGAAACAGCTTCATTGATCCCTGAGTTCAGAGCGGCTTAAGGATCCGGTGGAAATAGAATGGCCAGCTCAGCCAGGGAGGTGTGCAGGAGGGGTTCATCCACCCCGCCCGACGGGGGGATTACCCAGTCATAGTAACCGATTTAACGGATACCTTTACTGCTAATCAGTGTCTTAAGCGCACAACGTAACAATGTGCATGCgcacgcaacacacacgcaaaaacacacactgatgtAACGATTGTGAATGTGTATCAACCGATTGTGCACAGAGTACGTCCCGGCCCGGTTTGGAGCGGGCTCCCTGGAGAGTTACAGTGTGTTCTCTCTGGtggaccccccctccaccctggcaTCAGACCAGCAGCCCCCCACCCTGGTCGTGTCCATGTTTGTGCACACCGAGCTCCCCAGCGGCCTGCTGCTGGTCCTggccaacagcagcagccagtaCCTCCAGGTGTGGCTGGAGGAGGGCAGGGTCAAAGTTCAACTAAACGGCCATGAGAGTGTGAGGGGCGAGGCCGCTTCCGCAGACGGCCGCTTCCGCCTGCTGACCGTCGAGGTCTGGGACCACGTGGCCGTCCTGACCCAGGCAGGCCACACCCAGGCCTCCGTCAGCATCCGGCCGGTCCAACCTCGCCCTGGGGACAAGGTGTTTATCGGGGGCCTGCCGGACCCCCGGGCCGCAGCCGTGTTTGGGGGCTACTTCAGGGGCTGCGTCCAGGACCTGAGGATCAACGGCCGGCCGCTCCAGGTGTTTCCCCTCCCTGGCTCGGTGCCTGCTGAGTCCCACCGCCTGGAGCAGAGCGTCCACGTGATCCCGGGCTGTGGCAGCGACTGCGCCGTGAGTCCATGAGGGGGATACTTCCTGTTCACCAAGCGCCCGTCTTGGTTCCAACCGCTAGTTGGTTTGGAGCTGAACGAGGTTCCCCACCAGCTAGCATCAGAAACAAGCAGGGGGACAAACTTAGGAAAACGAAGAGTAGCAGTAGGTTTCAGAACAAAGGAGCAgggttttatttatatattataaattcaTTTCTGTATAATTGGTGGTATTTTTATATATCACAAGCGGTGGTCCATAAGTGTTCTCTCTGACCGTGGCAACGGGCAAATCATGCAGAACCTGACCAGCGTCTGCGGAACAGGCAGACAGCGGACAAGGTGTTCCAGGCCCCGCTCACCTGCTCACCTACCCAGCGTCTCCCTGCGCCGCTCCCCCCTTCACGGCGGAGctcggtgtatgtgtgtctaacCAGCAGTGGGTCAATGCTTCGTTCATCTGTTCTTGGTTGTTTCCTATTCTCTCCATGTGACCAAGGGGGCACCTTGTCTGAACGGGGGGGTGTGTGACCCCCGGGGGGAGGACTGCAGCTGCCCGCCCGGCGCGGCAGGGAGGCACTGTGAAGAGGTGAGATGGTGTGAGTTgtccccctgcccctcctcgGCCGTCTGCGCGTCGCTCCCACACGGCTTCCAGTGTGAGTCTGCATCCCACTCTGACCCCAACCCTTCCTCACTGTTTCTACCTCAGCGTCTctaaacaacaacgacaaagcAACAACAGCACAAGGGTGGTGATGAAGGGGTGGTGAGAAGGGATGAGGTGTGGTAAACGAAGTCTCAGGGGGAATAGGAACATCCATCCCAGTAGGGAAATTCAGCAATATAAATATTGGAATACCTTAGTTTACCCTGAATGCCTCTAAATGCCTCGGGCTGGTTCTGTTTAGATGTGTTTTCGAGTGAAGGCAGTGCgtctgtgcgtttgtatgtgtgtgtgtgtgtgtttgtgcatgtgcaaaGACATCCCACTTTTtagtatttatatttgtttgttacctgctctgtctacctctctctgcatctcagtTGTGCTAAATTATCCATTGCTTTGTCTTTGTAGTTAATCTTTGTTGCTGTTGTCTGCCATCTCAGATACAAATGTCTCCTAACATGACTGAAGACAAATCCCCCCAGTTAAAGATTATGTTCCTTCCGCAGGCCTGTCCAACGTGACGCTACGAGATGGAGCTTTCGGTGGCAACGTTCTCTGTTACCGTGGCAACGGGCACATCACGCGGCCCTTGACAAGCCTGCTCCTCCGCCTGCGCACAAGACAGACGGACGCCACCGTGCTCCAGGCACGCCGGGGCTCCACCCCCCTACTCACCGTCTCCCTGCGGGGCTCGCACCTCGCCATGGAGCTGCAGGCAGACGGGGAGGTCGCCGCCGTGTCCGTGCAGAGCGGCGGCCCTGTGGCAGACGGCCGCTGGCACACTGTGGAGCTCCGCATGGAGACGCCTGCCGCCGAGAGGTCGCggtgggtggtggaggacgATGGACGGAGGGCGGAGGCGCGGCTGTCAGATGCCGTGGGGGGCAGTTTGGACTTCCTGCGGGAAGGAGTGGACATCCTGCTGGGCGCTGGAAACTCTGGGGAAGGGCTGGACGGGTGCCTAGGCCCCCTGGAGATCGGGGGGATCCCCCTGCCCTTCCACAAAGATGAGGAGCTGAGTCTGCCCCGAC is a window from the Gadus chalcogrammus isolate NIFS_2021 chromosome 8, NIFS_Gcha_1.0, whole genome shotgun sequence genome containing:
- the LOC130387957 gene encoding protein crumbs homolog 1-like; its protein translation is MRYSAGVGVFWLIYAGLLCEEDVGVCEQQPCQNGGVCQRQSSGFRCLCSQSSQNGRLYGGETCADALSGCDDHRCENGGICWPLLVQDQHTYWCGCLAGFSGTRCQTPTAFSFQGSGGFLRVETPVRGAPLRLAFSFRTRGLAGTLLQRRVDHLLLTVELLSGQLRISGRRGQGLNTTLVQELQGNVSDGEWHAVEASLSAGGSWIRLLCAGGCCDACQILFLGAPGLTPGVGEEAPAAFRGCFRDVVVDSELVLPRGPGPEAEVTQVNVTMGCTDEDLCGGAPCGGRGRCVAEGWRDYRCVCHRPYQGADCQRGEYEAMVDIFVRRKYVPARFGAGSLESYSVFSLVDPPSTLASDQQPPTLVVSMFVHTELPSGLLLVLANSSSQYLQVWLEEGRVKVQLNGHESVRGEAASADGRFRLLTVEVWDHVAVLTQAGHTQASVSIRPVQPRPGDKVFIGGLPDPRAAAVFGGYFRGCVQDLRINGRPLQVFPLPGSVPAESHRLEQSVHVIPGCGSDCAGAPCLNGGVCDPRGEDCSCPPGAAGRHCEEVRWCELSPCPSSAVCASLPHGFQCLSNVTLRDGAFGGNVLCYRGNGHITRPLTSLLLRLRTRQTDATVLQARRGSTPLLTVSLRGSHLAMELQADGEVAAVSVQSGGPVADGRWHTVELRMETPAAERSRWVVEDDGRRAEARLSDAVGGSLDFLREGVDILLGAGNSGEGLDGCLGPLEIGGIPLPFHKDEELSLPRPQKEQFLLWKVEADTCWDHRCGPGATCLRGVEGYGCLCPRNMTGPYCSEKLPVIPWYVEIKPRPELPVVECKGRGWNYSCFHGGSCSGGALICHCAAGFTGHWCETDVDECASDPCMHGGLCLDQQAGWECVCDQNYWGLHCQMDASDFHLYLFLALWQNFLQLLSYQMWHLDEVPEIEWANQVED